The Drosophila sulfurigaster albostrigata strain 15112-1811.04 chromosome 3, ASM2355843v2, whole genome shotgun sequence genomic sequence GGAGCTAGCCTCGGTATTGTTTATGAGTCGCTTATTTCgataattgtttaaataacatttgccGAAGTGAGCGCAATCAATGCATACGTAACACGATGCACCACAAGAATTCATGTTAAACAAATCATTAACTATTTTTTACTACTTTAATAATACTCAATATGTAGTTTCTTGCAGTGTAGCTTAACTCTCTGCAGACTGCCTCGCCGCATCGCTAATCTCCTTGGGTATATTTGTGCCCACGGGCACAAAGCCATTCTTGTCGGCCACATAACTGACCTCCACACGCTGCCCATTGCTGTCAATGTAGCGATAGACACCCGAGATCTCCAGTTCCGTCTCATCATTATCATGGTCGTTGTGATCATCAGTTGGTGGCGtgttaatgttgttgatgCTCGATCGCTTCACAATTCCCACCTCTTCCCGGTAGCTGCCATCGGCACCTTCATAGGCAAAGAAGTAGGAGCCATCGTTCTTCTGCTCTGCGACTGACTTAATGATCGGCACCGTCAGCTCCGTCTGCGCCCCTTCAACGCGACTGCCGCTCAGCATTAAAGTCAAGATCAAACACTACACAGATTAGACATTAGTAGCCAACTGGAGTTTAGTTTGTATCTGCAGTGCTTCTGCTTACCAATGCGAACATATTTTATGGACGGCTCTTGTGAATTTATGCTAATACTAAACCGCAGACAAAAGAGTTCTTAGCTTTATATACAAAGACGTTGGAGTCAAATCATTTCTCTGCTTATGCTGGGTCAATAGAAAGTTGCGGCACAAGTCGAGAAATGGCCAGCGGCAGTTTGTTGAACTGTTTCTATTTGTTTCGTCGTCcgatttgcaatttaaatggcaacggagtgtgtttgtttattatgtaAC encodes the following:
- the LOC133844871 gene encoding larval cuticle protein 1, with product MFALCLILTLMLSGSRVEGAQTELTVPIIKSVAEQKNDGSYFFAYEGADGSYREEVGIVKRSSINNINTPPTDDHNDHDNDETELEISGVYRYIDSNGQRVEVSYVADKNGFVPVGTNIPKEISDAARQSAES